From Silurus meridionalis isolate SWU-2019-XX chromosome 14, ASM1480568v1, whole genome shotgun sequence, a single genomic window includes:
- the stk19 gene encoding serine/threonine-protein kinase 19, which produces MNRKRSLISETFRVKRKRFGADNLIGNPEHEDVREGPCDVKATLQYLMTLFPRKLFDDSLPPIVYKHQLYSLLSDKTLVDKQLNELRDKGELLMFQLGFDTDTFALVFTEDYRTKVLAEQIGKDTRATVEKFLDKVLPSGSGLSFSKCQMLKEFLFTDSEITQLVKSGVLTVRDAGSWWLSIPNSGRFTKYFIQGRKAVLGMVKKSKYNEILKADLELRRNKSQVKLDIKYHIHDIIGAELVERIKTTSGTLLRYVDT; this is translated from the exons ATGAACAGAAAAAGGTCGCTCATTTCAGAAACGTTCCgtgtaaagagaaagagatttgGAGCTGACAATCTCATCGGAAATCCTGAACACGAAGACGTCCGAG AAGGACCTTGTGATGTCAAAGCCACTTTGCAGTACTTGATGACGCTTTTCCCAAGGAAGTTGTTTGACGACAGCCTTCCACCGATTGTCTACAAACACCAGCTGTACAGTTTACTCAGCGACAAAACGCTTGTGGACAAGCAGCTG AACGAGTTGCGGGACAAAGGAGAACTGCTCATGTTCCAGCTGGGCTTTGACACCGACACCTTCGCCTTGGTGTTTACTGAAGATTACAGGACCAAAGTTCTGGCAGAACAGATCGGAAAAGACACTCGCGCAACAGTCGAGAAGTTTCTAGATAAAGTGCTGCCTAGTGGCTCAGGACTAAGCTTCAGCAAATGTCAAATGCTCAAGGAGTTTCTTTTCACTGATTCAGAGATAAC GCAGCTCGTGAAGTCAGGAGTGTTGACCGTCAGAGATGCAGGAAGCTGGTGGCTTTCAATTCCGAACTCCGGCCGATTCACCAAATACTTCATTCAAG gacGCAAAGCGGTACTCGGCATGGTCAAGAAATCAAAATACAACGAAATCCTAAAGGCTGATTTAGAATTACGTCGTAACAAATCGCAAGTCAAACTCGATATCAAGTACCACATCCACGACATAATCGGCGCAGAACTGGTCGAACG AATAAAGACCACATCGGGGACCTTATTAAGATACGTGGACACTTGA